Proteins encoded in a region of the Synechococcus sp. BIOS-U3-1 genome:
- a CDS encoding AAA family ATPase, translating into MKQDLFSHHGEAARRRQAPLADRLRPRNLDEFVGQGAILAEGRLLRRAISADRVGNLILHGPPGVGKTTLARIIANHTRAHFSSLNAVLAGVKDLRSEVTDAGQRLERHGLRTILFIDEVHRFNSSQQDALLPWVENGTLTLIGATTENPFFEVNKALVSRSRLFRLQHLEPEDLSRLLQTALHDKERGYGDRHVEISAEASAHLVNVAGGDARSLLNALELAVESTPESHQGVINIDLGIAEESIQQRAVLYDKQGDAHFDTISAFIKSLRGSDADAALFWLARMIEAGENPRFIFRRMLISAGEDVGLADPQAVVVVEACAAAFERIGLPEGLYPLAQAALYLACTEKSNSTSGMFEALRQVREAQRQEVPPHLRDANRDGDAFGDGKGYRYPHAFREHWVAQQYLPSALQGEAFWSPSRQGWEGQRRERMLERRAAQLAASAEAVDEHPLLVSSGPEQPQLERWLQRQLSVDGERLQALRQRLWSDLSWQRTDRVLILGGRSLLWSLDPLGAVAEGGLTILCASSTEQLRLEAQLQLLDPLNQPVILADAAELERLSLDYQFEVVGGRLNQEDLKAPDLETFWARVSSRSTSGAQLRLLLSEPQLGPAGGLLELLVKERKASKPSSSLQTLAALESIWLSQAEQRQLLLNHLERCGWVMNQSSWQESLKLSIEPSLIERWLGEDRPYRRALEETGEASDSALSELRRELLKQRGKHLPQSLRHWRIEGRLA; encoded by the coding sequence TTGAAACAGGATCTGTTCAGCCATCACGGGGAAGCTGCGCGGCGGAGGCAGGCACCGCTCGCCGATCGCCTGCGGCCGCGCAATCTCGATGAATTCGTTGGGCAGGGAGCAATTTTGGCGGAGGGGCGCCTGCTGCGCCGAGCCATCTCGGCTGATCGAGTCGGAAATCTGATCCTGCATGGCCCACCAGGGGTCGGGAAGACGACATTGGCGCGCATCATCGCCAATCACACAAGAGCCCATTTCAGTTCTCTCAATGCCGTGCTTGCCGGTGTGAAAGACCTGCGCTCCGAAGTGACCGATGCCGGTCAACGGCTCGAACGCCATGGACTTCGAACCATTCTGTTTATCGATGAGGTGCATCGATTCAACAGCTCGCAGCAGGATGCATTGTTGCCTTGGGTGGAGAACGGCACACTCACGCTGATTGGTGCCACCACAGAAAACCCCTTTTTCGAAGTCAACAAGGCGCTGGTCAGTCGGTCCAGGTTGTTCCGCCTGCAGCACTTAGAGCCGGAAGACCTCAGTCGATTACTGCAGACAGCGCTGCACGACAAAGAACGTGGCTACGGCGACCGCCATGTGGAGATCAGCGCTGAAGCATCGGCCCATCTCGTCAATGTGGCGGGAGGTGACGCACGCAGCCTGCTCAATGCGCTCGAGCTAGCCGTGGAAAGCACCCCTGAAAGTCACCAGGGAGTGATCAACATTGACCTTGGCATTGCTGAGGAATCCATTCAGCAGCGCGCAGTGCTGTACGACAAGCAGGGTGATGCGCACTTCGACACGATCAGCGCATTCATCAAATCCCTGAGGGGCTCGGACGCCGACGCAGCACTGTTCTGGCTGGCACGGATGATCGAAGCCGGTGAAAACCCACGCTTCATTTTCCGGCGCATGCTGATCTCTGCCGGCGAAGACGTGGGCCTCGCCGACCCCCAGGCCGTGGTGGTGGTCGAGGCCTGCGCCGCGGCCTTTGAGCGCATCGGACTGCCGGAGGGTCTTTATCCACTGGCCCAGGCAGCTCTCTACCTGGCATGCACTGAAAAAAGCAACAGCACCAGCGGCATGTTCGAAGCACTGCGTCAGGTCCGTGAAGCGCAGCGTCAGGAGGTGCCTCCCCACCTTCGCGACGCGAACCGTGATGGCGATGCCTTCGGGGACGGCAAGGGCTATCGCTACCCCCATGCTTTTCGTGAACACTGGGTAGCTCAGCAGTACTTACCCAGTGCCCTTCAGGGTGAAGCCTTCTGGTCACCAAGTCGCCAGGGCTGGGAAGGACAACGACGTGAACGGATGCTGGAACGGCGTGCCGCTCAGCTGGCGGCATCAGCAGAGGCTGTCGATGAACATCCGCTATTGGTCAGCAGCGGACCGGAGCAACCTCAACTGGAGCGTTGGCTGCAACGTCAACTGTCCGTGGATGGAGAACGCCTGCAGGCGCTTCGACAGCGACTTTGGTCCGATCTCTCCTGGCAACGCACGGATCGTGTGCTGATTCTTGGCGGTCGGTCACTACTTTGGTCGCTTGATCCCCTTGGAGCCGTGGCCGAGGGTGGCCTCACGATTCTCTGTGCATCCTCAACGGAACAGCTGCGACTGGAGGCGCAGTTGCAGCTGCTGGATCCTCTCAATCAACCGGTGATTCTTGCCGATGCTGCTGAACTGGAGCGACTGAGCCTTGACTATCAGTTCGAAGTGGTGGGGGGTCGACTGAACCAGGAGGATCTCAAAGCTCCTGACCTTGAGACGTTCTGGGCCAGGGTGAGCTCCCGCTCAACAAGCGGCGCGCAGCTGAGGTTATTGCTGAGTGAACCACAACTCGGGCCCGCTGGGGGACTGCTGGAGCTGCTCGTCAAAGAAAGGAAGGCGAGCAAGCCAAGTTCATCGCTGCAGACCCTGGCTGCACTGGAATCCATCTGGCTGAGTCAGGCGGAACAGCGTCAGCTGCTGCTAAACCACCTGGAGCGGTGCGGCTGGGTGATGAACCAGAGCAGCTGGCAGGAATCGCTCAAGCTATCCATTGAGCCGAGCCTGATCGAACGATGGCTCGGAGAAGACCGCCCTTACCGCCGGGCTCTTGAAGAAACCGGTGAGGCGAGTGACTCCGCACTGTCGGAGCTGCGTCGCGAACTTTTGAAGCAACGTGGCAAACATCTTCCTCAGAGTCTTCGTCACTGGCGAATCGAAGGTCGACTGGCTTAA
- a CDS encoding alpha/beta hydrolase, which yields MFTRFAAGALAAASISTLAVAAEAGTKRPVRWVSGGAVWTTKASAFAKFFNDGEITDRALQAGINNSGWTADEIQEGMTKSYDVDLVGVSRFLYSADGVKFLDDQTRSYFPYWQKKKTAVVALRSAIILDAADGEISSAGIMRQLPVDFRLNDNGVSDGSQNVCKDGLDEPQSTSLLSWYVFLPACVQANQILPAEPVRSAAPVRGLW from the coding sequence GTGTTCACCCGTTTTGCAGCCGGCGCTCTCGCCGCCGCTTCCATTTCCACTCTGGCTGTCGCCGCTGAAGCTGGCACCAAGCGCCCCGTGCGCTGGGTGTCAGGTGGCGCTGTCTGGACCACCAAAGCCTCAGCTTTCGCCAAGTTCTTTAACGATGGCGAAATCACTGACCGTGCCCTTCAAGCAGGCATCAACAACTCCGGTTGGACTGCTGATGAAATTCAAGAGGGCATGACCAAGAGCTACGACGTAGATCTGGTTGGTGTTTCTCGCTTCCTGTATTCCGCCGATGGCGTGAAGTTCCTGGACGACCAGACTCGCAGCTACTTCCCCTACTGGCAGAAGAAGAAGACCGCCGTGGTCGCTCTTCGCTCCGCCATCATCCTTGATGCAGCCGATGGAGAAATCTCCTCAGCCGGCATCATGAGGCAGCTCCCCGTTGACTTCCGTCTGAACGACAACGGTGTCTCTGACGGTTCCCAGAACGTCTGTAAGGACGGTCTTGATGAGCCTCAGTCCACATCCCTGCTGTCTTGGTATGTGTTCCTGCCCGCTTGTGTGCAGGCCAATCAGATCCTTCCCGCTGAGCCAGTTCGTTCTGCAGCTCCTGTTCGCGGCCTCTGGTGA
- a CDS encoding 4'-phosphopantetheinyl transferase family protein: protein MGSRTVGGSVTALWMHPIGPDAAAGELVVSNQERAWAAGLTASRAQHFLASRSWMRSCLATLHGASPMQVPLTAPPAAPPRLSDDWGYVSLSHCVDACLLGWSQQPIGVDLERADRKLHAAAALMRRFFTESEQSELGGLEGDQLRQQVLDRWLVKEAAIKWQRGSLARDLGFWEVSSSLCAALHRGLDLKVVAQLRSQGEWRLGVVVAEQAFLQDCLLCTA, encoded by the coding sequence ATGGGTAGCCGGACTGTCGGCGGCAGCGTAACTGCGTTGTGGATGCACCCGATCGGCCCTGATGCTGCTGCCGGTGAACTTGTGGTGAGCAATCAAGAGCGCGCTTGGGCTGCAGGATTGACGGCGTCTCGAGCCCAGCACTTCCTGGCTTCACGCAGCTGGATGCGCAGTTGTTTGGCCACGCTGCATGGTGCTAGCCCAATGCAGGTGCCGCTGACTGCTCCACCGGCTGCTCCACCTCGGCTCTCCGACGACTGGGGCTATGTGAGCCTCAGTCACTGTGTTGACGCTTGTCTGTTGGGTTGGTCGCAACAGCCCATCGGGGTTGACCTGGAGCGTGCTGACCGAAAGCTCCATGCCGCGGCCGCCTTGATGCGCCGTTTCTTCACCGAGTCTGAGCAGAGTGAGTTGGGGGGATTGGAGGGGGATCAGCTGCGACAGCAGGTTCTGGATCGGTGGCTGGTCAAGGAGGCTGCGATCAAGTGGCAGAGAGGATCCCTTGCTCGGGATCTTGGATTTTGGGAGGTGAGCTCCAGCCTTTGTGCTGCCCTGCATCGCGGTTTGGATCTCAAGGTTGTTGCCCAGTTGAGGTCTCAGGGGGAATGGCGTCTTGGAGTTGTCGTTGCAGAGCAGGCATTTCTGCAGGACTGTCTGCTCTGCACAGCGTGA
- the bcp gene encoding thioredoxin-dependent thiol peroxidase: MTLQIGDPAPDFTLPDENGEPLTLSSLKGQRVVIYFYPKDATPGCTKEACNFRDRWGDLKAHGIKVLGISKDNAASHTRFIAKQELPFTLLTDEEPCAVASSYESYGLKKFMGREFMGMMRHTFVVDAEGKLELIYTKVKAASMADQVLSDLGLG; this comes from the coding sequence ATGACTCTGCAGATCGGCGATCCCGCCCCTGACTTCACACTTCCAGATGAGAACGGCGAGCCCCTCACACTTTCATCTCTGAAAGGACAACGAGTGGTGATCTATTTCTATCCGAAGGATGCCACCCCAGGCTGCACCAAGGAAGCGTGCAACTTCCGCGACCGCTGGGGCGACCTCAAGGCCCATGGCATCAAGGTGTTGGGTATCAGCAAGGACAACGCCGCATCCCACACACGCTTCATCGCCAAGCAGGAACTTCCCTTCACCCTGCTCACCGACGAAGAACCATGTGCTGTGGCCAGCAGCTACGAGAGCTATGGCCTAAAGAAATTCATGGGCCGTGAGTTCATGGGAATGATGCGTCACACCTTCGTGGTGGATGCTGAGGGCAAACTTGAGCTGATCTATACAAAGGTCAAAGCGGCTTCAATGGCCGATCAAGTGCTCAGCGATCTGGGGCTGGGCTGA
- a CDS encoding type III pantothenate kinase: MPSEQRCLLIGNSRWHWAVQSRSGAWSYSHSQPQPSVLSGFSPLCSWAAVGPVPVHPLLRPDTRLCLDAIPLRNAPPWLGIDRALAGWGAWTQSKGVGPVKVVDAGTVLSLTRVTAGGEFNGGWLAAGLRLQLQAMAAGTQALTDPDDQRQESCDDVSFPRDSCEAMRRGVIESLVGLILRAQELDSSPLWLCGGDAPLLVRELQTQGLELNYAPDLVMQSLVTLVSPAPDR; encoded by the coding sequence ATGCCCTCTGAGCAGCGCTGTCTGCTGATCGGTAATAGTCGCTGGCACTGGGCTGTGCAATCCAGGAGCGGTGCCTGGAGCTACAGCCATTCCCAGCCGCAGCCGTCGGTTTTGTCTGGCTTTTCCCCGCTTTGCTCGTGGGCGGCAGTGGGACCTGTACCTGTCCATCCCTTGCTTAGGCCTGACACTCGGCTCTGTCTCGATGCGATTCCGCTTCGAAATGCACCGCCATGGCTTGGCATCGACAGGGCGCTTGCGGGATGGGGCGCCTGGACCCAGTCAAAAGGGGTTGGCCCAGTAAAAGTTGTTGATGCTGGCACCGTGCTCAGCTTGACGCGGGTGACTGCAGGCGGCGAATTCAATGGCGGCTGGCTTGCCGCTGGATTGCGGTTGCAGTTGCAGGCCATGGCTGCAGGCACTCAGGCGCTTACAGATCCTGACGACCAGAGGCAGGAGTCCTGCGATGACGTGTCGTTTCCTCGGGATTCGTGCGAGGCGATGCGCCGGGGAGTGATCGAAAGTCTCGTCGGTCTAATTCTCCGAGCCCAAGAGCTCGATTCCTCTCCGCTTTGGCTCTGCGGCGGAGATGCTCCATTGCTGGTCCGAGAATTGCAGACGCAGGGGCTTGAGCTCAACTATGCCCCTGATCTTGTGATGCAGTCGCTGGTGACGCTGGTCAGCCCAGCCCCAGATCGCTGA
- a CDS encoding phosphoadenylyl-sulfate reductase gives MSQGTTDMISTAGGVDSGLAAAGLETLRAELELLEPLQRLQWALNRFGSGFAMTTSFGIQSSVLLHMLSRLSGGDTVPVIWVDTGYLPAETYRYASTLCERLGTQLVVAQSSVSPARMEAVHGRLWETGREQDLDLYLRLRKVEPLEEALSGREVSCWASGVRRGQTELRKTMTVLDPIRERLSLRPLLRWTNRDVFYYMQEHDLPQHPLFDQGYSTVGDWHSSAPDGLESEGRGTRFGGQRQECGIHVPGVMGDGI, from the coding sequence ATGAGCCAGGGCACCACAGACATGATCAGCACCGCTGGCGGTGTGGATTCGGGCCTTGCGGCCGCAGGCCTCGAGACCCTGCGAGCAGAGCTGGAGCTGCTGGAGCCGCTGCAGCGTTTGCAGTGGGCTCTCAATCGATTCGGTTCCGGCTTCGCGATGACCACCAGCTTTGGTATCCAGTCGTCAGTGTTGCTGCATATGCTCAGTCGCCTCTCTGGAGGAGACACCGTGCCTGTGATCTGGGTGGACACGGGATATCTGCCTGCAGAGACCTATCGCTACGCCAGCACTCTGTGTGAGCGACTGGGCACTCAGCTCGTTGTGGCGCAGTCTTCGGTGTCTCCTGCCCGGATGGAAGCAGTCCACGGCAGGCTTTGGGAGACCGGACGAGAGCAGGATCTGGATTTGTATCTGCGTCTTCGCAAAGTGGAGCCGCTGGAGGAAGCACTTAGTGGACGCGAGGTGAGCTGCTGGGCCAGTGGCGTGCGACGTGGCCAAACAGAGCTGCGCAAGACCATGACCGTGCTCGATCCGATTCGTGAGCGTCTGTCTCTGCGCCCTTTGTTGCGCTGGACCAATCGGGATGTCTTCTATTACATGCAGGAGCATGATCTGCCTCAGCATCCGCTCTTCGATCAGGGGTACTCCACTGTTGGCGACTGGCATTCCAGTGCTCCCGACGGCCTTGAGTCTGAGGGCCGCGGCACCCGCTTCGGCGGACAGCGTCAGGAGTGCGGAATTCACGTGCCCGGAGTGATGGGCGATGGCATCTGA